Part of the Candidatus Campbellbacteria bacterium genome is shown below.
TTTGTAGAGGTTGCGTGTTTCGGTGTCGGCAACTTTGAAACGAATGGTGCCAAGAAGCGCGGTTGTGTATCCCGCGGACTCAAGAATTGCATTTACCAACTCTGCTGTTGTTGATTTTCCTTTGGTGCCGGTGATGGCAACAACTTTGATATGGCGAGAAGGGAAGCGATAGACAAGCGTACCGAGGAGGGCGAGTTTCCAGTGGTAGATTGGTTGCAATGCCGTAAACAGCTTTGTGGGAATGAACCGTTTGATGAACCGAAGAGTTTTGTTGAGCATGCTTGTTTATCAAGGTTAAACCTCGATATATCGAGGTTTAACCTTGATGATTACCTGCCACCGAGAATTTTTAGGGCTTCTTTTATGCGTTCGTTTGTGCCGATTTTTGATACATCAATTTTTTTCACCGCATCACGTGCCTCTGTTTGTGAGTAACCCAATGACACAAGCACTTCCACCACATCAGCATCTTCACGAAGTTCTCCGCCCATCTCGCCGCGACTGCCGAGTCGGTCTTTGAGCGTTACCACAATGCGCTCTGCAGTTTTCTTTCCAATGCCGGATACTTTGGTGAGGTAGGTAATATTTTCTTCAGCAATAGCACGTCGAAGTGTCTCGGCACTTGCAAGCGAGAGTACGG
Proteins encoded:
- the ruvA gene encoding Holliday junction branch migration protein RuvA, giving the protein MISHISGTALHTEPGLIVIDVAGIGYGVHVARDTASKIKIGDTISLWTHMAVRETSMDLFGFADRDELAFFEMLLAVPGIGPKSALAVLSLASAETLRRAIAEENITYLTKVSGIGKKTAERIVVTLKDRLGSRGEMGGELREDADVVEVLVSLGYSQTEARDAVKKIDVSKIGTNERIKEALKILGGR